The Lepus europaeus isolate LE1 chromosome 6, mLepTim1.pri, whole genome shotgun sequence genome includes a window with the following:
- the OXGR1 gene encoding 2-oxoglutarate receptor 1, with the protein MNEPLDELANASDFPDYAAAFGNCSDEKIALKMQYLPVVYSIVFLVGFPGNAVAISTYIFKMRPWKSSTILMLNLACTDLLYLTSLPFLIHYYASGENWIFGDFMCKFIRFGFHFHLYSSILFLTCFSIFRYVVIIHPMSCFSIHNTRWAVVACAVVWIISLVAVMPMTFLITSTTRTNRSACLDLTSSDDLTTIKWYNLILTATTFCLPLVIVTLCYATIIYTLTQGPQTRSSLKQKARRLTILLLLVFYICFLPFHILRVVRIESRLLSISCSMENHIHGAYIVSRPLAALNTFGNLLLYVVVSDNFQQAICSIVRCKASEELEQARKVSSSNNP; encoded by the coding sequence ATGAATGAGCCACTAGACGAGTTAGCGAATGCTTCTGATTTCCCCGATTATGCAGCTGCTTTTGGAAACTGCTCTGATGAAAAAATCGCACTCAAGATGCAGTACCTCCCTGTTGTTTACAGCATCGTCTTCCTCGTGGGCTTTCCAGGGAACGCGGTGGCGATTTCCACATACATCTTCAAGATGcggccctggaaaagcagcaccaTCCTCATGCTGAACTTGGCCTGCACAGACCTCCTGTACCTAACCAGCCTCCCTTTCCTGATCCACTACTATGCCAGCGGTGAGAACTGGATCTTTGGAGATTTCATGTGCAAGTTCATTCGCTTCGGCTTCCACTTCCACCTGTACAGCAGCATCCTCTTCCTCACCTGTTTCAGCATCTTCCGCTATGTGGTGATCATTCACCCCATGAGCTGCTTCTCCATTCACAACACTCGATGGGCAGTGgttgcctgtgctgtggtgtggatCATTTCCCTGGTAGCTGTCATGCCCATGACCTTCCTGATCACATCCACCACCAGGACCAATAGATCCGCCTGTCTTGACCTCACCAGTTCAGACGACCTGACCACCATCAAGTGGTATAATCTGATTTTGACTGCAACCACTTTCTGTCTCCCCTTGGTGATAGTGACGCTTTGCTATGCAACCATTATCTACACCCTGACCCAAGGGCCGCAGACTCGGAGTTCCCTTAAGCAGAAGGCCCGAAGGCTAACCATTCTGTTACTTCTCGTgttttatatatgttttttaCCCTTCCACATCTTGAGAGTTGTTAGGATCGAATCCCGCCTGCTTTCCATCAGCTGCTCCATGGAGAATCACATCCATGGAGCCTACATTGTTTCTAGACCCCTGGCCGCCCTGAACACCTTTGGCAACCTATTACTCTATGTGGTGGTCAGTGACAACTTTCAGCAGGCCATCTGCTCAATAGTGAGATGCAAAGCAAGTGAGGAACTTGAGCAAGCGAGGAAAGTCAGTTCCTCAAACAACCCTTGA